A stretch of DNA from Anopheles nili chromosome 2, idAnoNiliSN_F5_01, whole genome shotgun sequence:
AATTTCCCTCGATCAGCCTTTTCCCGTAGGCCGGCTTCATGGTTTGCTGATTTCCCCTGGATATATGTTTGCGTGCCACGATGCCTCGACGTCACTGTTGGGTGTCTTTTTATAGCCGAGAGTGAGGCGTACAAAAAAATCGCATGTGTATAGTGAAACGTCTCGCGAATGGTGCGTCGCGCGCGCTAATACAATGCTCGAGCGCGGTTTGCTTTAGTAGCGGCAGGGCCGTACGAGTGTGAGGATCGTACACGACAAGGTCGAAGTCGATCGGGACTGCGGCTTTTTCCTCCAAGCCAACAACCAGCAGCCAGAGAATCGCTGGCTCATTGTGCTGCCACCCGTAGTGCTAATTGTTCTTAATCAAACGCTTCTGTTAAATCACGtgcttggttttttgttttattttatttcaccacttCTCATCGATCGCCTTGGGTGGACAGCTTCCGGTGCCGGGTATCATTCCAACAGTCGGGATCCCGACTGTGAGTCGCTGGACGGTGAGCAGGCCCTTGCCATCATCCGCCGGAACCTGAAATCGAGCGCGATGGACACGGAAGGTACGCACTTCGATGGCAGCTATCCGCACGTTTTCGTCGTGTTTGGAGCATCGGTAAGTAGCGTAAGCAGGGTGTCGAACCTTCGCAAACCCCCCGTAGCTGGGTGTGGTGGGGCTTTCTGATAATTTATGGTAACAAAATGTGATCGATTTTACCTTTCGGGTTGAACCGCGCGGAATAAATTAACGCCGCTTTGGACGTTGGTGGATTGCAGCTCACGAAAACACAGAACCAAACTTTTTATGTGATGGAAAAAATGTACTTCATAAAATGATTGCTTGTAGGTAGCGTTGTGGTTTgttaaaattatatattttcaTTAGGAGTTTCGTGCCTGGTAAAGTTGTTTTTtctaaatatttaaattcaatccattttttttttatttcacgttATAATTGTCCTGGGTTGGGTCATAATAAACCCCAGTCATGGGTATGAATATGTTTTTCCTGCAAAATGTTGCTAAATACGCGCGTAATAGGAAGATCGTTTACAAACCACGTGCGATATATGATACTCTTGTGGTTTTGTTCGATCTCTAAAGTTTCATTGATACTTGCTCGCATACAACACAGACTTTCGAAACACAAACCGATCAGCAGtattatatttgtttgtttattacaGGGTGAtttggcgaagaagaagatctACCCTACGCTGTGGTGGTTGTTTCGCGATAATTTGGTACCGTCCGACACAAAGTTCATTGGGTACGCTCGCAGCAAGCTCTCTGTGGCCGAACTGAAGGAGAAATGCCGCCAATACATGAAGGTACGACCCCGAGGACACCGGGTGGAAAGCGTAAGACAATCGCACAAATTGAGCCAATACTCTGCACACCACCCGTTTCAGGTGAAGGAGGATCAGGTGGAAAAGTTTGAGGAATTTTGGTCACTAAACTTCTACGTCGCCGGAAGCTACGACGCGCGGCGTGACTTCGAGCTGCTCAACCAGGAAATCAGCAAGTTTGAAGTGGGACGTGCCGCAAATCGGCTGTTCTACCTGGCGCTGCCACCGTCCGTGTTCGAATCGGTAACGGTTCACATTCGCAACACGTGCATGGGCGAAAAGTAAGTTTCGTTTATGATTGCCGGGCGAATGGCTTGCGGGTTGCGCAATGTTGCGGCGAATAATTTACATTTGCGCTTCCGCTTTCCACCAGGGGCTGGAATCGCATCATCGTCGAGAAACCGTTCGGTCGCGATGCACACAGCTCGAACGTGCTGAGCGCTCACCTGGCGAAGTTGTTCAACGAGGAGCAGTTGTACCGCATCGATCACTATCTCGGCAAGGAGATGGTGCAGAACTTGATGACAATACGCTTCGGCAATCAGATATTCAGCCCGACCTGGAACCGGGCGCACGTGGCCTCGGTGCTTATCACGTTCAAGGAGCCGTTCGGGACGCAGGGCCGGGGTGGGTATTTCGATGACTTTGGCATCATCCGGGACGTGATGCAGAACCACCTGCTGCAGATCCTGTCGCTggtggcgatggaaaagccGGCCACGTGCCACCCGGACGACATCCGCAACGAAAAGGTGAAAGTGCTGAAAAGCATCAAGGAGCTGTCGATCGACGACGTGGTGTTGGGTCAGTACGTCGGGAATCCGGCCGGTCCGGATGAGGACTCGCGGATGGGCTATCTAGACGATCCGACGGTGCCGAAAGGCTCGGTAACGCCCACGTACGCGCTAGCCGTGCTGAAGATCAACAACGAACGGTGGGATGGCGTGCCGTTCATACTGCGCTGTGGAAAGGCGCTCAACGAGCGTAAGGCGGAGGTCCGGATCCAGTACCACGACGTACCGGGGGACATCTTCGATGGGAAACCGAAGCGAAACGAGCTGGTCATTCGCGTGCAGCCGGGTGAGGCACTGTACGTGAAGATGATGACCAAATCCCCCGGTATTACGTTCGATATGGAGGAAACCGAGCTGGATCTGACGTACGGCCATCGCTATAAGGACGTCGCGTTGCCGGATGCGTACGAGCGGTTGATACTGGATGTGTTCTGCGGTTCGCAAATGCATTTCGTGCGATCGGACGAGCTGAGTGAAGCGTGGCGCATTTTTACACCACTGCTACACTACATCGAGCGCGAGCGGCCGGAACCGATCAAGTACATTTACGGTTCTCGCGGGCCAAAGGAGGCGGACCGGAAGTGCGATGAGAACAACTTCAAGTACTACGGCTCGTACAAGTGGCATCAGAAGCATTGAGAGCGCAGACGACTGCCTGTCGATAGGGGCACAGGAGACGTTTTACAGGATGTGTTTATTGTCGAATTTAAGACATTAGCCTCGTAGAAGgatagttatttatttatacacgTGCACGTTATACATTCTTCTACTGTTGTATCATTCCTTGTGGTTGTTGATAACATTTTTTCGGATGCTCGTTTACAAAAGCTAAGCAATGCATTTTTGGAttaacaatgtttttttataataaaagaTTCCACGCAAAGTTCATTCCCTTTTTCGAAAAGGCTCGTGCATCATTTATCCATACTCCGCCTATTGAGCGATTGAAGCATAAATATTGATTAGGAATAGATCGGTGCTGTCCAGTGACgcttttgttcgatttcgTCAGAATTTCGTTGAAGCAAAATCGTTCCCATTTTCCCCGTGTACAGCTCTGTAGCTGTACAGGATGGCataggaaaataaatcaatacaCAGCACAACTTTTTTCACCGTTGGCTCGTCTGTCTCAAGAAAGGTTGCAAAAATACGCCGCCCATATTAAGGTCAAGgcagaaaattggaaaaaggaGTGATTTGTCTTGTCATCATCATACACAATTTTTCAATGTGCTCTCACCGTGCACTTAATATAAGGGGTTCCGATAGCCCACGGTGGATGGATCGCATTGAACGTGCGGTCCCCCCTCAACGCCGTGGTCGGGCACGTTTTGTGCTGCCAAAGTAGAACCGAGGACAAAAGGCGTTGTGATAAATGGAAATGAACCGGTCAAGGCATAGAATTATTGATGTTGGGCAATATTTCGTTCATGCTTTCGTCGCCCACAAGACGGCGGAAAATTACCGGGAGGAGGAGACCAAAACCGCATAAGCATCGCTATGATCTACGCAgcacgaacaaaaacgaaaccg
This window harbors:
- the LOC128721369 gene encoding glucose-6-phosphate 1-dehydrogenase isoform X2 yields the protein MNPAKSTSTNGPIGSMATASGAGYHSNSRDPDCESLDGEQALAIIRRNLKSSAMDTEGTHFDGSYPHVFVVFGASGDLAKKKIYPTLWWLFRDNLVPSDTKFIGYARSKLSVAELKEKCRQYMKVKEDQVEKFEEFWSLNFYVAGSYDARRDFELLNQEISKFEVGRAANRLFYLALPPSVFESVTVHIRNTCMGEKGWNRIIVEKPFGRDAHSSNVLSAHLAKLFNEEQLYRIDHYLGKEMVQNLMTIRFGNQIFSPTWNRAHVASVLITFKEPFGTQGRGGYFDDFGIIRDVMQNHLLQILSLVAMEKPATCHPDDIRNEKVKVLKSIKELSIDDVVLGQYVGNPAGPDEDSRMGYLDDPTVPKGSVTPTYALAVLKINNERWDGVPFILRCGKALNERKAEVRIQYHDVPGDIFDGKPKRNELVIRVQPGEALYVKMMTKSPGITFDMEETELDLTYGHRYKDVALPDAYERLILDVFCGSQMHFVRSDELSEAWRIFTPLLHYIERERPEPIKYIYGSRGPKEADRKCDENNFKYYGSYKWHQKH
- the LOC128721369 gene encoding glucose-6-phosphate 1-dehydrogenase isoform X1, with amino-acid sequence MKRLHSWLRTVISARAETLTADPATIDNATRSSSGAGYHSNSRDPDCESLDGEQALAIIRRNLKSSAMDTEGTHFDGSYPHVFVVFGASGDLAKKKIYPTLWWLFRDNLVPSDTKFIGYARSKLSVAELKEKCRQYMKVKEDQVEKFEEFWSLNFYVAGSYDARRDFELLNQEISKFEVGRAANRLFYLALPPSVFESVTVHIRNTCMGEKGWNRIIVEKPFGRDAHSSNVLSAHLAKLFNEEQLYRIDHYLGKEMVQNLMTIRFGNQIFSPTWNRAHVASVLITFKEPFGTQGRGGYFDDFGIIRDVMQNHLLQILSLVAMEKPATCHPDDIRNEKVKVLKSIKELSIDDVVLGQYVGNPAGPDEDSRMGYLDDPTVPKGSVTPTYALAVLKINNERWDGVPFILRCGKALNERKAEVRIQYHDVPGDIFDGKPKRNELVIRVQPGEALYVKMMTKSPGITFDMEETELDLTYGHRYKDVALPDAYERLILDVFCGSQMHFVRSDELSEAWRIFTPLLHYIERERPEPIKYIYGSRGPKEADRKCDENNFKYYGSYKWHQKH